The Vitis riparia cultivar Riparia Gloire de Montpellier isolate 1030 chromosome 3, EGFV_Vit.rip_1.0, whole genome shotgun sequence genome includes a region encoding these proteins:
- the LOC117910832 gene encoding pathogenesis-related leaf protein 6-like, which yields MGLFRSPLALLCFMGLALAHICCAQNSQQDYLNAHNTARAQVGVGPMSWDNTVAAYAQNYAKQRIGDCNLVHSGGPYGENLARGSSSLTGTGAVNLWVGEKPDYNYNSNSCVGGECRHYTQVVWRNSVRLGCARVQCNNGGSFVTCNYDPPGNYVGQRPY from the coding sequence atggGGTTGTTTAGGAGTCCATTAGCACTCCTTTGTTTCATGGGGTTAGCCCTAGCTCACATCTGCTGTGCCCAGAACTCTCAACAAGACTACCTCAATGCTCACAACACCGCGCGCGCACAAGTTGGTGTTGGGCCCATGTCATGGGATAACACTGTGGCTGCCTACGCCCAGAACTATGCTAAACAGAGGATTGGCGATTGCAATCTAGTGCATTCAGGTGGGCCTTACGGTGAGAACCTTGCCAGGGGCAGCTCTTCATTGACAGGCACCGGTGCGGTGAACTTGTGGGTGGGGGAGAAGCCTGATTATAACTACAACTCCAACTCATGCGTTGGTGGGGAATGCAGACACTATACTCAAGTTGTTTGGCGCAACTCAGTGCGTCTTGGGTGCGCTAGGGTTCAATGCAACAATGGAGGGTCGTTCGTCACATGCAACTACGATCCACCGGGCAACTATGTGGGACAGCGTCCTTATTAA